The nucleotide window GCCGGGGCGGGCAGGGCGTCCGGGGCGTCGCGGATCTCGGGCTCGGTCGCCAGCAGTTCCTGATAGCGGCGGAAGCCGGCGATGCCGCGCGGATAGGTCTCGATCACCGCGGCGATCTTTTCCAGCGGCCGGTAGAACACGCCGACCAGCAGCAGGAAGCCGACGAAGCCGCCGGTGGTCAGCTCGCCCGCCAGCACGAAGCCGGCGCCGGCGACCATGACCACGACCTGAACCAGCCGCAGCCCCATGTATTGCAGCGCCAGCGATCCGGCCATGATGCGATAGGCGTCGAGCTTGGCGGTGCGGTAACGCTGGTTGTCGGCGGCGAAAAGCCCGGTTTCATGCGCTTCGTTCCCGAAGGCCTGCACCACGCGGACGCCGCCGAGCGTCTCCTCCAGCCGGACGTTGAAATCGCCGACGCGGGCATAGATCGCCTGCCAGGTCCGGGTCATGCGGCCGCCATAGACGATGACCAGCGCCAGCATCGCCGGCACCACCAGCGCCACGATCAGCGCCAGCTGCGCGTTGATCGCGAACATCAGCGCGAAGGCGCCGAAGAAGGTCATGATGGCGATGAAGGCGTCCTCGGGGCCGTGATGGGCGACCTCGCCGATTTCCTCGAGGTCGCGGGTCACGCGGGCCACCAGCTTGCCGGTGCGGGCGCGGTCATACCAGCGCCAGGAAAGCCGGGTCAGATGGTCGAAGGCGCGGGCGCGCATCTCGGTTTCGATATTGATGCCCAGCTTGTGGCCCCAATAGGTGACGATCGCCATCAGCCCGGCGTTCAGCGCGTAAAGCCCCAGCAATCCTGCCGCCGCCAGCATGGTCAGCCCCCAGTCGCCCCGGGGCAGCAGGTGGTCGATGAAGGCGGTGACGGCCAGAGGAAAGGCCAGCTCCAGCAGGCCCGACAGCACCGCGCAGCCGAAATCCAGCCAGAAAAGCCCCATCCAGGGGCGGTAATAGGTGAAGAACGCGCGCAACAAGCCGACCCCCTCCAGACTTTCCACAGGCGGGGCTGGCGACCGGCCGCCACCCTCGCGCCGCAGCAGCCGCGCCTTGCCGCCCGAAATGATCGCCGACCCGACCCGGCTCGGGCAGGACGGTGGCGGTGCTGCGGTGCCGTCCGTGACACATTCCGCAACGAAGGGAAAGCATCTGGCCCCGAGGCGCCAGGCGCGGCCAAGGCTTCAGCCTTGCTCGGGGCCTGCGCCAGCCAGGATCTCGGCGCGATAGCGCCCGGGCGTCACGCCCATCGCCGCCTTGAAGACGCGGGTCAGGTGGCTTTGGCTGTCGAAGCCGCAGGCCAGCGCCACCTGGGCCAGCGGCTGGCGGGCGGCGATCAGCCGCACCGCCAGCCGGATGCGCCGCGCCGTGATCCAGCGATGCGGCGAGACCCCGCAGCTGGCGCGGAAGCTGCGCTGGAAATGGAACTCGCTGAGCCCGGCCAGCGCGGCCAGCTCGCGCAGCTGGATCGGTTCGGCCAGATTGGCCTCGACATGATCCAGCACCAGCCGCAGCCGCCGTGGCGCCAGCCCGCCGGTCAGCACCCTGCGGTCGGGGGTGACGTAGCGACCGCCGGTGAAGATCCGGCCCAGCAACTCGTGCATCGCCGCCTCGGCCGCCAGCCGGTCGGCGCGGCGGGTGGCGCCATGCAGGGCCTGGAACGGCGCCGCCAGTTCGGGCGCCTCGACATAGGTCAGGTCGGCCAGCTGCATCAGCCGCGAATCGCGGTCGCAGATCTGCGCGAAACTGCGGCGCAGCTCGTCATCGGGCAGGTGCAGGTGGATGAACTCGAAACTTTCGGTGATCTCCCAGTTCGAGGCATGGCCATGCGGCATCAGACAGACCGCGCCGGGCCAGCCATGCGCCGCCTCGCCGCGCCGGTCCAGGCGTCGGGTGCCCTGGCCACCGCGGGTGTAGAAGCTCAGCGTGTGGCCCTGCGGGTCGTCATAGCTGATGCGGGCGTCGCGATTGCGCCACAGCGTCGCCGAGCAGCCGAAGCCCAGCCCGACATGGCCCAGCATCTGCGCATGGGGCGAGCGGGCAAGATAGGTCGAGATGGGCAGGGCATGACCGGACATGGCCCGAGATTAGGCCAGCCGACGCGCGGCGGAAAGCCGGGACGCAGGGCCTCTGCCACCGATCCGCGTCGGATCGCAGCAAGATCGTGCAATCCGGCCGGTCGCGAACCGGCTAGGAACGAGGCCAGCCATTTCGGAGCCCGCGATGAACCTGCTGCTTTTCGTCCTGACCGTGCTGATCTGGGGCTCGACCTGGATCGCCATCGCCCTGCAGGTCGGGCCGGTGCCGGTGCTCGTCTCGGTCTTCTACCGCTTCGCCGCGGCGGCGGTGCTGTATCTGGCGCTGCTCGCGGTGCTGGGCCGGCTGCGCCTGCCCGCCGCCCGGGACCAGAGCTGGATCCTCGCCCAGGCGCTTTGCCTGTTCTGCCTGAACTTCCTGTGCTTCTATGCGGCGGCGGGCCATGTGCCGTCCGGGCTGCTGTCGGTGGTGTTCTCGCTGGCCTCGATCTTCAACGCCGTGAACGCGCGGGTCTTCTTCGGCGACCCGATCTCGGGGCGGACGGTGCTGGCGGCGCTGCTGGGTGCGGCGGGGGTGGCGCTGCTGTTCAGTCCCGACCTGGTCCAGGCCCAGGGCGCCGATACGCTGCGCGGCCTGGCGCTGGCGGCGCTGGGGACGATGTTCTTCTCGCTCGGCAATATGGTCTCGCGGCGCAACAGCGCGGCCGGCATCCCGCCCAGCACCGCCAGCGCCTGGGGCATGGGCTATGGCGCCCTGGTGCTGGCCGGGCTGATCGCGCTGACCGGCACCCCCATGGCGGCGCCGCCCGATGCCACCTATCTGGCGGCGCTGCTGTACCTGGCGGGGATCGGCACGGTGCTGGGTTTCACCACCTATCTGCTGATGGTGGCGCGGATCGGCTCGTCGCGCGCCGCCTATGCCACCGTGCTGTTCCCGGTGGTGGCGCTGACGATCTCGACGGTCTTCGAGGGCTATCGCTGGCACTGGACCGGCCTTCTGGGGCTGGGGCTGGCGCTGCTGGGCAATGCGGTCATGTTCGCGCCGCCGCTGCAGCTGCGTGCCGGCGGCCGGCCGGTCGGCCCCTGAGCCCCGGCAGGAAGGCGCGCGCCCGGTTTGCCGATGCTGCACTGCAATGGACCGCTGCTGACCGTTGCGTTATGCCCAGAACCTGATGTCTAACGATTTGCGGCGCAACGGCACCGGCGCCGCGGGTCTGGCTAGGGGTTCGGATGCAGCTCGACGACCTTTTGCGGCTTCTCGATGCGTTGCGGCTGCGCAAGGCACGGGCGCTGTTGTATTTCCTGCTGGCCGATCGCACCCCCGTCCATCGCACGGAAAAGGTCACCGACCTGTTCTGGCAGAACTCGGACGAGCACAAGGCCGCGGCCTCCTACCGGCAGGCGGTCAAGCATATCCGCCGCGCCATGGAGGGGTTTCCCGGCTTCGGGCTCGAGACCAATGCCGGCGAGGTCGCCTTGCGCCTGCCGCAGAGCTTCGCGCTGCAGGAGGAACTGGCCGCCCGCTTGGCCCGGCCGGACTGGGACCCCGAGCAGGCCGACCGCATCCGGCTGCTGGTGGACCAGACCGTGCAGCTCGAAGGGATCAGCGCCTCGTTCGACAGCTGGCTGGCGATCACCCGCGCCAATCTGCTGGCGGCGCTGCGCCAGGTGCTGGACCGCCGGCTGGCCGAGACCGCCGACAATCCGGGCGGCGGTCCGCGCGCGCTGGCCGAATTCGCCATCGCGCTGGAACCCTCGAACGAAAGCGCCACCCGGCTGCTGATGCGGCTGGACTGGCGGGCCGGGCATTCGACCCGTGCGATCGAACGCTACAATGCGCTTTACGCCCATCTGGACGAGGCCTTCGACCAGGAGCCCGAGGCCGAGACGGTGGAGCTGCTGGCCGCGATCAAGCTGGACCCGACCGGCGGCGGGCGGCAGCGGCCGCAGGGCGACCGGGCGCCGCAGGTCGGCCTGTCGGTGTCGCTGCTGCCGGCCGAGGGCGAGGGCGGGACGCTGGAAAGCATGACCAACGTGCTGTTTGCCGACTTGCGCATGCGCATGGCCCGCTTCCGCGAATGGTCGATCACCGAGGAAAGCGCCGTGCCGGCCCAGGTGCGGGTCACGCTGCAGCCCTTTTACCTGATGGGGGCGCTGCGGTTCTTCGTCGAGGTCAAGCGCGGCGCCGGCGGGCAGCTGGTCTGGTCGGAATGGATCGAGCAGCCGCAGACCGATTGGGAATACAAGGTCCGCATCCTGCTCTCCAACATCGCCAATGCGTTGTCGGTGGTGGTCTCGGACCGCTCGCTGGCCGATTCCGGATCGGGCATCTATGACCGCTGGCTGAAGGCGCAGGCGCTGCTGGACCGCTGGTCGCCCGAGACCGAGGCCGAGGCGCTGGCCATCCTGCGCGAGATCACCGAGGAATCGCCGCGTTTCGGCGCCGCCCATGCCGAGCTGGCGGGGGCGCTGAACGTGCGCCATGTGCTGCTGCCCGGCACCTATCAGACCGAGGATCTGAAACGCGACGCCATGCACCATGCCATCGTCGCGGTTTCGGCCGACCCGCTGGACACGCGGGCGCATCGGGTGCTGGCCTGGTGCTTCTGCCACCTGGGCTATTTCGACCTGGCCGAGTTCCATTTCGACCAGGCGCTGACGCTCAACCGCAACAACCCGCTGACGCTGGCCTCCTGCGCGCTGGGTTTCGCCTTCGCCGGCGATCTGGGCAAGGCCGCGGACCTCGCCGCCGAGACCCGGCGCCATGCCGAGGTCATGGAGCCCTTCCACCAGATCTATCTGGCGGCGGTGGACTATCTTTGCGGCGATTACGCGGCCACCGCCCGGCAATGCGAGAACCGCGGCGGCCTGATGCCGACGGTGGGCGGCTGGCACAGCGCCGCGCTGTGGCGGCTGGGCGAGACCGAGGCGGCGGCGCGGCGCTTCGACGCCTATCTGGCCGACCTGCGCGGGCAATGGCACGGTCAGGCCGAGGCCACGGACGCGCAACGGCTTGACTGGTTCCTGTCGGTGTTTCCGCTGCGGCGCGAGGAATGGCGGCAGGAGCTGCGCGAGACGCTGGAGCAGGCCTCGGCCGCGCGGCTGCGCTTCCTGGTCTAACGGCACATGTTGGTGGCGTAGATCCCGACCGAGCGGTGGAAGGCGCGCAGCGGGCTGTTCATGATCTCGTTCTTCACGTCCTTGGCGGGCTGGCCGGCCGGATCCTTGAACTGGCTGCGGTCGCGGATCGCCTCCTCGATGTGGCTCTCCAGCGCCGCCTGCAGGTCCGAGGTCCAGTCGGGATGCGCCCGGGCGGCGAATTCGCGCACCATCTCGAGGATCTCGGTCTTCATGCTGGCCAGCATCAGCGCCCGGTCCAGCTCGTAGGACAGCGGCGGGCGGAAGCCCTCGGCCGCGCCCTGGGCGCGCAGCATGGCATCGGCGATGCCCAGGGTCTGGTCCGAGGGCACGACCAGGATGCGGGTGTTGCGGTCCGGCTTCCTGCGGCCGCGGCGGCGGCTCTCGAACTCGATGCGGACCGTGGTGCTTTTCAGGATCTCCTCGCGCTCGGCATCGCTTAGCGCCGCCTCGCCGCTTTGCGTCGAGAAATCCTGCACGATCAATGCATTCTTCACCCGTTCCTCGAACGCGTCGAGCTCGGCCTTGGGCACGGCAGCCTTGCCGCGCTGGGACAGCTCGACCATCAGCCGGCCGATGAACTCGACGTTCAGCGGCTCGCCGTCCCGGCCCTTTCGGGCGGTGATGGTGCCGTCCTTGTGCAGGAACGCCTCGGCCTGGTCGACCTCGGCGCCGATGATGATGTATTTGCGGTTCCCTGTCATGGCTCTTGCTCCCTTCATTCTCTTACGAGGGTAATCAGCTCCAGCATGGTCGCGGGCCGGGGCAGCCCGGCGGTCGCGGCGTCTTCGGGCGCCAGCACGACGCGGCGGATCGAGCCCTCGACCGAGCCGCACAGCAACGCGCTGCCCAGCGGGCCGAAGCCGCCGCTCTGGCCGTGAAGCTGCGCCTCGACCATCAGGAACTGGTAGAGCGGACCCCATTCCAGCATCTGGTGGTCGAGGCGGATCGGCGCCTCGGGATGGGCGGCGGCGAAATCGCTCGCCAGCCGCACGGGGGCAAGGCGGGCGGGCCAGTCGCCGGGCAGGGCGGCGATGGCCTTGACGATGTCGTCATTGCCGGGCCGCAGCGGCCGCGCTTCGGCGGCCGAGCGGTTGTCCAGCGCGATCACCGCCGCCGCCGTCACCGGCGCGCGCAGCTCGGGCGCCACGCTGGCGGAAATGCCGCTGAGCGGGCCGCCGCGCTCGGCGCCGAAGAACAGCGGCCAGTCGATGCGCCAGTCGGTCTCGGCCTCGCTGACGGCGTAGCCGCGCTTCAGCAGCGTGCCCAGGTTGTGCATCCCCGACCGGCCCAGATGATAGGCCGCCAGCGGCAGCGCATGGAAGGCGCGACAGAGCCCGTGCAGCAGCGTCGTCTCGTCCAGCGCCCAGGCCCGCGCCATCCGCTCCTTCTCCAGCCCGGCGATGGCGGGATGCAGGAAACGCGGCAGCAGATCGCCCAACAGGATCGCATGCCAGCAGCGCACGGCATGGGCGCGGGCCAGCACATAGGCGCGATAGGGGGCATGGCCGCGCTGCATCAGGGCGCGGGCATTGCGGTTGTGGAACTGCATCCAGGTCACGCAAAGCTCATGCAGCATCAGTGAATCGCGGTTGCGCTCGTCATAAAGCGCGCGGATCGGCTGCGGATCCGTGTCCGAGACCGCGGTCAGGCCCCGCGCATAGATCCGTGCCAGCCGGGCGCCGGGGGTCAGCCGGAACAGCCAGGTCTCGGGGTCGTAGACATGCGCCAGCATCGACGGGCCGGGCCCATAGACGGTTTCCAGCGTCAGCGGATTGTCGATCAGGTTGTAGCGCCGCACCGGCGTCCCGACGATATCGCCGTCGCTGCGGGACCAGGGCACGCTTTCGGCCTGGACGCTGCTGCCCATGTCATGGCCCATGAGCTGCGCCAGATAGGTATAGCCGGCGGGAATGTGGCCGACCTGGCGCAGGCAGGCGCCGCGCCATTCCAGGTTAGTGCGCATCAGGATCTGGGGGATGCGCTGGCCGATATCGGCGCGGTCGTCCTGACCGGGCAGCGGCGAGGCCTCTGCCGCCATGCCAAGCACCATCTCGCGGCTGCGCGTGGCGCGCAGCCCGGCCCGGCCCGGCGCGCATCCGAACGGACAGCCGGCCTGGCTTGCTGTGGGTTCCTGGGCCGTCATGGCCGTCCCATCCTCATGCATTGGAATCACTACAAATATGGCAGGCCAGTCTGCGTCGTGAAAAGGGGGGATGGCGTGCCGGGCTGACAAATCCAGACGCTGACCGGTGCATGGGGGGGCGAGATCTCGCGGCATTCGGGCTGGGGCCGGAATTCCGGCACCAGGGCGCAGGGCGCGGCGGGCAACACCTCGGCCGCATCGGGAAACAGTCGCGGCGCGTGCAGCGCATAGCCGCGGATGCGCGCGCGCACCGACTCCAGCGCCGCCTCGTCGCCGGTCGAGCGCGCGGCCAGCAGCTCCATCAGGGTCAGCTCCATCAGCAGCAGCTCGCGCAGCGCCTTGTCCGCCGCCGCCACGGGGTCGTCATGGCAGCCGAAGCCCAGCACCGGGTCCTGTCCCTCCAGGCTCATGCTGCGGCAGACCATGACGCAGGGCTCGCAGCTGCTGCGGATCTGCCACCAGTCGGTGCGCCGGCGCAGCGCCGCGCCCCGGCGCATGTCCTCCAGGCGCGCGGCCAGGCCGGCCTGCGCGATCCATGCGTCCGAGACCGGCGCGGCCGGCTGGCGCCCCAGCCACCAGTCGGCGACCGCCTCGCGCTCGCAGGTCTCGTTGCGGGCGGTCTCGCAGGCAAGGGCGGGGTCGGGATGCGCCGCCACCCCGTCGCGCCACGGCTCGAACTCGCCGCCCCGTCGTCGCCATTCGGCAAGGGCGTGGATCTCGGCGGTTTCGCCAAGGCAGCGGTCGAAGGCCTCGTCCCTGGTCGATCCGGCGCCGCTGGCGGTGCGGCCGTCGCGGGTCAGGGCCTGCAGGATGACGAGGCCCGGGGCGAAGAAGCTTTCGCGCCAATCGTGGCGCTGCCAGCTGTCGGTCAGATCCTCGGTGCGGCGGCAAAGCTGTTCCATCGGATTGCAGATGTCCTTTCAAGTCCCGGCTTCCTCCGACCTAGCGACTGGCTGTGATCCCGGCGTGAATTTTGGCCGGCGGGCGGCGCCGGGCGCTTCACCTTCCGCAACGGCTTGCCGCAAGGGGCCGTGATCGCTACGACGGCCTTGGAACAGTGGCAGGAGGGCCGGGTCATGGCCGACGAGGATTATGTCTATGACGAGGCGAGCGGAGAGTGGCGCCCGGCCTCGGAAATGGCCGCGGCGGCCGAGGCGGCCTTGCCCGTCGCCCGCGATGCGGCCGGCAATGTCCTGGCGGACGGCGATTCGGTGACGCTGATCAAGGATCTGAAGGTCAAGGGCACCAGCCAGGTGCTGAAGCAAGGGACGGTCATCCGTTCGATCCGGCTGACCGGCAACCCCGAAGAGATCGACTGCCGCCACGAGTCGATCAAGGGACTGGTGCTGCGCACCGAATTCGTCCGCAAGCGCTGAGCCGCCGGGCAGGGGCGGGCACCGCCGCCGCCGGGCATTGCAATCCTGACGTATTTCCATCACGCTTCCCGTCAACGGGATGAGGGAAGCATGGCGGGACGTTCGACCATCGAGGATGTGGCCCGCGCCGCCGGCGTCAGCGTGGCGACGGTGGACCGGGTGCTGAACGGCCGCGCCCGGGTGCGCGAGGAGACCGCGCGCAAGGTCTCGGAAGCCGCCGAGGCGGTGGGTTATCATGCCGCCCCGGCCATCCGGGCCCGGGCGCTGGCGCATGTGCCCGAGCTGCATCTGGGCATCGTCCTGCAAAAGGAACGCCATGCCTTCTACCAGGACTTCGCCGGCCGGCTGGAGGCGGCGGCCCGCCTGGACCCGCTGCGGCGCTGGCGGCTGACGGTCCGCTTCTCGCCCGGCCAGTCGCCGGCCGATTTCGCCGAGACCATGGCCGGCATGGCCGGCAAGGTGCAGGCCGTCGCCGCGACCGGGATTGACCATCATGACGTGACCTCGGCGGTGGCGATGCTGCGCGGCCGCGGCATCCCGGTCTTCTCGATGCTGTCCGATTTCGCCGCCGGCGTGCGCGAGGCCTATCTGGGCACCAACAACCTGAAAACCGGCCGGACCGCCGCCTGGCTCATGCACCGGATCATGCAGCAATCCGGCAAGATCGCGCTGTTCATCGGCGGGCACCGCTTTCACGGCCATGACCTGCGCGAGGCCGGCTTTCGCAGCTATTTCCGCGAATGCGCGCCCGAGATCCCGTTTCTCGACACGATGATCAATCTCGAGACCCGGCAACTGACCTATGAAACGACGCTGGAGATCGCGGCCCGCCATCCCGACCTGGCCGGCATCTATTGCGCCGGCGGCGGCATGGAGGGCGCCATCGCCGCCATCCAGGAGCTGGGGCTGGGCGGCAAGGTGGCGCTGATCGTGCACGAGCTGACGCCGGAATCGCGGCAGGGGCTGATGCAGGGCGTGGTCTCGGTGGTGCTGGCGACGCCGTTGCAGCCGCTTTCCGCCGATGTGCTCAGCGCGGTCGGGCATGTGCTGGAACACGGCATGGCCGAGAACCCCGGCCAGCGCTTCGTGAACGCGCTGGTGGTGACGCCGGAAAGCCTGTGATCGGGAATGATGGAAAACCATCATTTTCGGCTCTCTTTCTATCATTCATGATGGGAACTCCCTCCCAAAGCATTTGACGTGAATCGTGTTCTGCCCGAATGCTTCTGCACGGTCCCGGGGAGGAGGAGCCCCGGACCGGCAGCAAGACAGGGACGCGGCGCCCGTGCATGCCTTGTGGCAGGCCCGGCAGCCGATGCCCCGGCTGAAGCGGGTCGCGCCCGCATGAACCGGAAATGGGGAGGATAGTGATGAAGAGATTTCTGCTGGCGACGGCCTGCGCCGCGTCGCTTTCGGGGGCGGCTGCGGCCGAGACCATCGGCGTTTCCATGGCGTTGTTCGACGACAACTTCCTGACCGTGCTGCGCAACGGCATGCAGGAGCACGCCGCGACGCTGGACGGGGTGACGCTGCAGGTCGAGGATGCGCAGAACGATGTCGGCAAGCAGCTGAACCAGATCGAGAATTTCGTGGCCTCGGGCGTCGATGCGATCATCGTGAACCCGGTCGACACCGATGCCACCATCGCCATGAGCGCCGCGGCCCAGAATGCCGGCATCCCGCTGGTCTTCGTCAACCGCCAGCCGGTGAACCTGGACAGCCTGCCCGAGAAGCAGGCCTTCGTCGCCTCGGACGAAAAGGAATCCGGCACGCTGGAAACGCAGGAGATCTGCCGGCTCTTGAAAGAGCAGGGCAAGACCGAAGCCAAGGCCGTGGTGCTGATGGGCGAGCTGTCGAACCAGGCGGCGCGGATGCGGACCCAGGACATCAAGGACGTGCTGGCGACGCCGGAATGCGGCTTCATCACCATCGTGCAGGAGCAGACGGCGAACTGGTCACGCACCCAGGGCGCCGATCTGGTCAGCAACTGGCTGTCCGCCGGGACCGAGTTCGACGCGGTGATCTCGAACAATGACGAAATGGCCATCGGCGCCATCCAGGCGCTGAAATCGGCCGGTCGCGACATGGCTTCGGTGGTGATCGGCGGCGTCGACGCGACGCAGGACGCGCTGGCGGCGATGACGGCCGGCGACCTGGACGTGACGGTGTTCCAGGACGCCGCCGGGCAGGGGCATGGCGCCGTCGATACGGCGCTGAAACTTGCCCGCGGCGAGGCGGTCGAGCAAAAGGTCTACGTGCCCTTCCAGCTCGTCACGCCCCAGAACCTGGACCAGTTCCTGTCCAGGAACTGAGCCTTGCGGCGGGGCCGCGCCGGCCCCGCCGGATCAAGACAGGGGGGAAGCCGATGCTTGACCGCACCAACGCCTGGCAGGGCGAGTTCATTCTGGAAGTCGACAATATCACCAAGGAATTCCCGGGCGTGAAGGCGCTGGACGGGGTGCAGCTGAAGATCCGCCCGGGCACCGTCCACGCGCTGATGGGCGAGAACGGCGCCGGAAAATCGACGCTGATGAAGATCATCGCCGGGGTCTATACGCCCGACAGCGGCGAGGTGCGCTTTGCCGGCCAGCCGCTGAGCGTGAAGACCCCGCTCGACGCGCTGAACTCGGGCATCGCCATGATCCATCAGGAGCTGAACCTGATGAACTGGATGACGGTGGCCGAGAACATCTGGATCCGGCGCGAGCCGCTGAACCGCCTTGGCCTGGTCGATCACGGCCGCATGCGGCAGATGACCGCCGATCTGCTGGGCAGGCTGAACATCCGGCTGGACCCCGATGCCCAGGTCAGCGAGCTGACCGTGGCGCAGAAGCAGATGGTCGAGATCGCCCGGGCGGTCAGCTATGATTCCGACGTGCTGATCATGGACGAGCCGACCAGCGCCATCACCGAGACCGAGGTCGCGCATCTTTTCGCCATCATCCGCGACCTGAAATCGCGCGGCATCGGCATCGTCTACATCACCCACAAGATGAACGAGCTGTTCGAGATCGCCGACGAGTTCACCGTGTTCCGCGACGGCAAGTATGTCGGGACGCATCCCTCCAGCGGCGTGACCCGCGACGACATCATCCGCATGATGGTCGGCCGCGAGATCACCGAGATGTTCCCCAAGATCGACTGCGAGATCGGCGAGACCGTGCTCGAGGTCCGCAACCTGACCCTGCCGGGCGTGTTCCAAGACGTCAGCTTCAGCGTCCGCAAGGGCGAGATCCTGGGCATCGCCGGGCTGGTCGGCTCGAAACGCTCGAACGTGGCCGAGGCGATCTTCGGCGTGCATCCCGCGCCCATCGGCGACATGCTGATCGACGGCCGGCATGTGCGCATCACCTGTCCTTCGGACGCCATGGCGCATGGCATGGCCTTCCTGACCGAGGACAGGAAGGAGACCGGCTGCTTCCTGATCCTCGACTGCCTGGAAAACATCCAGTCGGCGCTGATCACCCGCGGCCATGTGAAGAACGGCTTCATCGACCAGAAGGCCATCACCGCCAAGGCCGAGGCGATGGCCGCGACGCTGCGGGTCAAGACCCCAAGCCTGCACGAGACGGTCGAGAACCTGTCGGGCGGCAACCAGCAGAAGCTCTTGATCGCGCGCTGGCTTCTGACCGAGCCGCGCATCCTGATCCTGGACGAACCCACGCGCGGCATCGACGTCGGCGCCAAGTCCGAGATCCACCGCCTGATCACCAAGCTGGCCGCGCAGGGCGTGGCCGTCATCATGATTTCCTCGGAAATGCCCGAGGTCCTGGGCATGAGCGACCGCATCATGGTCATGCATGAAGGCCATGTGTCGGGCTTCCTCGACCGGGCCGAGGCCGATCAGGTCAAGATCATGTCGCTGGCCGCGAAGTAACGGGAAGGAAGGCCTCATGTCAGACGCAAGCATGGCCGCGCCGCAGCGCCGCCACCGCCCGATGATGGCGGAACTCAACATCCTGCTGGTGCTGGTCGGCATCAGCCTGACCTTCGAGATCCTGGGCTGGATCACCCAGGGGCAAAGTTTCCTGGGCAACTGGCAGCGGTTGTCGATCATGATCCTGCAGGTCTCGGTGGTGGGCATCATCGCCATCGGGGTGACGCAGGTGATCATCTCGGGCGGCATCGACCTGTCGTCGGGCTCGATCGTCGGCGCCACGGCCATGGTCTCGATGAGCCTGGCGCAGGCGGCGGGATACGAACGCGCGGTCTATCCGGCGCTGACCGGCCTGCCGGTGCTGGTGCCGCTGGCCGTCGGGCTGCTGTTCGGGCTGATCTGCGGCATCATCAATGGCGCGTTGATCGCCTATACGAAAATTCCGCCCTTCATCGCCACGCTGGGCATGATGGTGACGGCGCGCGGCTTTGCCAAATGGTATACCAAGGGCCAGCCGATCAGCTTCCCCTCGGACAGCTTCGCCGCCATCGGCAAGGGCATGACGCCGGTTTTCATCTTCCTGGTGGTGGCGCTGATCTTCCACGTCGCGCTGAAATACACCCGCTATGGCAAGTTCACCTATGCCATCGGCGCCAACCCGCAGGCGGCGCGCGTCTCGGGCATCAATGTCGAA belongs to Paracoccus sp. TOH and includes:
- a CDS encoding LacI family DNA-binding transcriptional regulator — translated: MAGRSTIEDVARAAGVSVATVDRVLNGRARVREETARKVSEAAEAVGYHAAPAIRARALAHVPELHLGIVLQKERHAFYQDFAGRLEAAARLDPLRRWRLTVRFSPGQSPADFAETMAGMAGKVQAVAATGIDHHDVTSAVAMLRGRGIPVFSMLSDFAAGVREAYLGTNNLKTGRTAAWLMHRIMQQSGKIALFIGGHRFHGHDLREAGFRSYFRECAPEIPFLDTMINLETRQLTYETTLEIAARHPDLAGIYCAGGGMEGAIAAIQELGLGGKVALIVHELTPESRQGLMQGVVSVVLATPLQPLSADVLSAVGHVLEHGMAENPGQRFVNALVVTPESL
- a CDS encoding ABC transporter permease gives rise to the protein MSDASMAAPQRRHRPMMAELNILLVLVGISLTFEILGWITQGQSFLGNWQRLSIMILQVSVVGIIAIGVTQVIISGGIDLSSGSIVGATAMVSMSLAQAAGYERAVYPALTGLPVLVPLAVGLLFGLICGIINGALIAYTKIPPFIATLGMMVTARGFAKWYTKGQPISFPSDSFAAIGKGMTPVFIFLVVALIFHVALKYTRYGKFTYAIGANPQAARVSGINVERQLVKIYAIAGLLSALAGIVVAARGLTAQAGMGTMYELDAIAMAVIGGVSLTGGRGSILGTMIGMVIFGVIISGFTFLRLDAYYQEMIKGVIIVAAVVADVYRQKKRKKV
- a CDS encoding sugar ABC transporter ATP-binding protein, giving the protein MLDRTNAWQGEFILEVDNITKEFPGVKALDGVQLKIRPGTVHALMGENGAGKSTLMKIIAGVYTPDSGEVRFAGQPLSVKTPLDALNSGIAMIHQELNLMNWMTVAENIWIRREPLNRLGLVDHGRMRQMTADLLGRLNIRLDPDAQVSELTVAQKQMVEIARAVSYDSDVLIMDEPTSAITETEVAHLFAIIRDLKSRGIGIVYITHKMNELFEIADEFTVFRDGKYVGTHPSSGVTRDDIIRMMVGREITEMFPKIDCEIGETVLEVRNLTLPGVFQDVSFSVRKGEILGIAGLVGSKRSNVAEAIFGVHPAPIGDMLIDGRHVRITCPSDAMAHGMAFLTEDRKETGCFLILDCLENIQSALITRGHVKNGFIDQKAITAKAEAMAATLRVKTPSLHETVENLSGGNQQKLLIARWLLTEPRILILDEPTRGIDVGAKSEIHRLITKLAAQGVAVIMISSEMPEVLGMSDRIMVMHEGHVSGFLDRAEADQVKIMSLAAK
- a CDS encoding sugar ABC transporter substrate-binding protein, with product MKRFLLATACAASLSGAAAAETIGVSMALFDDNFLTVLRNGMQEHAATLDGVTLQVEDAQNDVGKQLNQIENFVASGVDAIIVNPVDTDATIAMSAAAQNAGIPLVFVNRQPVNLDSLPEKQAFVASDEKESGTLETQEICRLLKEQGKTEAKAVVLMGELSNQAARMRTQDIKDVLATPECGFITIVQEQTANWSRTQGADLVSNWLSAGTEFDAVISNNDEMAIGAIQALKSAGRDMASVVIGGVDATQDALAAMTAGDLDVTVFQDAAGQGHGAVDTALKLARGEAVEQKVYVPFQLVTPQNLDQFLSRN